Proteins from a genomic interval of Anatilimnocola floriformis:
- a CDS encoding DNA-methyltransferase produces MVALSPKSIERRNPLNQSDRAELPAGVDLRHGDCFQLLADVPDASVDTFITDPPYGSTDCRWDHKIDLVAFWQQTWRVLKPAGVVAVFAAQPFATDVVVSARKYFRYELVWLKARKVGFFNANRQPLRQHELLLIFCRRPSLSTYNPQFTSGKPYKGGVRKQTQIYGQSKHNQIADNAGTRHPTSVLQMNDFGPRIHPTQKPNDLCRWLVRTYSQPGDLVVDPFSGSGSTAEACAAEGRRFLGFERDPDIYATARHRLATFPGTR; encoded by the coding sequence GTGGTTGCTCTTTCCCCAAAGTCGATCGAGCGTCGCAACCCGCTCAATCAATCGGACCGCGCGGAGCTGCCGGCCGGGGTCGACTTGCGCCATGGCGATTGCTTTCAGCTGCTGGCCGACGTGCCCGATGCATCGGTCGACACCTTCATCACGGATCCGCCGTACGGCAGCACCGACTGCCGGTGGGATCACAAGATTGACCTGGTTGCGTTTTGGCAACAGACCTGGCGCGTGCTGAAGCCGGCCGGCGTCGTCGCCGTGTTCGCAGCTCAGCCGTTCGCCACCGATGTGGTCGTGTCAGCCCGCAAGTACTTTCGCTACGAGCTGGTGTGGCTCAAGGCGCGAAAGGTCGGCTTCTTCAACGCCAACCGGCAGCCGCTACGTCAGCACGAGCTGCTGTTGATTTTCTGCCGACGTCCGTCACTCAGTACTTACAACCCGCAGTTCACGAGCGGCAAACCGTACAAGGGTGGCGTGAGAAAGCAAACGCAGATCTACGGCCAATCGAAGCACAACCAAATTGCGGACAACGCCGGCACGCGGCATCCGACGAGCGTGCTGCAGATGAACGACTTCGGGCCGCGCATTCATCCGACGCAAAAGCCGAACGATCTGTGCCGCTGGTTGGTTCGCACTTACAGCCAGCCAGGCGACCTCGTGGTGGACCCCTTCAGCGGCAGCGGTTCGACAGCGGAAGCATGCGCCGCCGAAGGGCGCCGATTCCTCGGCTTCGAGCGGGATCCGGATATTTATGCAACGGCGCGTCATCGCCTGGCCACGTTTCCCGGGACACGATGA
- a CDS encoding phage portal protein encodes MHAAANPNLSFTTFASAGIDTVGSGYDAVKQTGRRRTGDGMLRSEDDTLRQSDRKRLLSSSQQIYRNFTVARWMIARHLDYVSTFHFQAKTGNRALNNKLESLVANWSKAGEFEVSGRFSRSKFTRMGELQRVLNGDFGVLRLRNGKVQGIEGERVRSPNGGLPSGYTLEDFIHGVRTNDWGAHLEYCVCRRGKFSDAGGGTSQFQFERMVPARNMFWFGNYDRFDQTRGIGSITSAINGLADVYESFDYALAREKIAQLFAAVIKVSKDDHPLTQTAAPAEGQADDGQPKYGRINWNGPVQLNLDGDDSLEFVTSDNPSANAQAFWTQMIVLALKALDIPYSFFDESFTTYSGARQALLQYEDSAKIKRQDLQALLSAMLRWRCVLWMLDGSLPGVCLEDVLDRWLWVPNGTPWIDPLKEVTADISAIGAGLTSRQRVCREKYGVDFFEVARELVRETKFLERFGLSTNLSAANVQINEVAA; translated from the coding sequence ATGCACGCTGCTGCCAACCCCAATCTCTCGTTCACCACATTTGCCAGCGCCGGCATTGATACCGTCGGCAGTGGCTATGACGCGGTGAAACAAACGGGCCGACGTCGCACGGGCGACGGCATGCTCCGCAGCGAAGATGACACGCTGCGGCAGAGCGATCGCAAACGGCTGCTCTCTTCTTCGCAGCAGATCTACCGCAACTTCACCGTTGCGCGGTGGATGATTGCGCGACACCTCGACTACGTCAGCACGTTTCACTTCCAAGCCAAAACTGGCAATCGTGCGCTCAACAACAAACTCGAAAGCCTCGTCGCCAATTGGTCGAAGGCCGGGGAGTTCGAAGTCAGCGGCCGCTTTTCGCGCAGCAAGTTCACTCGCATGGGTGAACTGCAGCGGGTGTTGAACGGCGACTTCGGTGTCCTCCGACTCCGCAACGGCAAAGTGCAGGGCATCGAAGGCGAGCGCGTCCGCAGTCCGAATGGTGGTCTGCCGAGCGGCTACACGCTCGAAGACTTCATTCACGGCGTCCGCACGAACGACTGGGGAGCTCACCTCGAGTACTGCGTCTGTCGACGTGGCAAATTCTCCGACGCCGGCGGCGGCACTTCGCAGTTCCAATTCGAACGGATGGTCCCCGCGCGGAACATGTTCTGGTTCGGCAACTACGACCGGTTCGATCAGACCCGCGGCATCGGCTCCATCACGAGCGCGATCAACGGCCTGGCTGATGTCTACGAATCGTTCGACTACGCGCTCGCGCGAGAGAAGATCGCACAGTTGTTCGCCGCGGTGATCAAGGTCTCGAAAGACGACCACCCGCTCACGCAGACCGCCGCACCCGCCGAGGGCCAGGCTGACGACGGGCAACCGAAATACGGCCGCATCAATTGGAACGGCCCCGTGCAGTTGAATCTCGACGGCGACGATTCACTCGAGTTCGTGACGTCGGACAACCCGTCCGCAAACGCGCAAGCATTCTGGACGCAGATGATCGTCCTCGCGCTCAAAGCACTCGACATCCCTTATAGCTTTTTCGACGAGTCGTTCACCACGTACAGCGGCGCGCGGCAAGCGCTGCTGCAGTACGAAGACAGCGCGAAGATCAAACGCCAGGACTTGCAGGCGTTGCTCTCGGCCATGCTGAGGTGGCGCTGTGTTCTCTGGATGCTCGATGGCAGCCTGCCCGGGGTTTGCCTTGAGGACGTGCTCGATCGCTGGCTGTGGGTGCCGAATGGCACACCGTGGATCGATCCGCTCAAGGAAGTGACTGCGGACATCTCCGCAATTGGCGCCGGTCTCACCTCACGCCAGCGCGTGTGCCGCGAGAAGTACGGCGTCGATTTCTTCGAAGTCGCCCGCGAGCTCGTCCGCGAAACCAAGTTCCTCGAGAGGTTCGGTCTCTCGACCAATCTGTCGGCGGCAAACGTTCAGATCAACGAGGTGGCTGCGTGA
- a CDS encoding collagen-like protein encodes MTDKRLTDKRSTGPTVEHPANAALTILRAVAIVGGKAVHADKDTSSHAGVVRGILLNAPAQNATARIQIYGPLTHDGWTWTPTGDIYIGNDGQLTQTQPVTGFIRRIAVADTATRIFIQMQGIPGATGPAGAQGQAGATGAQGPQGATGTTGAQGPQGATGATGETGPQGATGPQGNAGATGATGPQGATGATGSAGANGQGVPTGGTTGQVLSKINGTDYNTQWVTPSSGGSQTPWTGNIDAANYNLNNLVTVTSRAGNSSTPTGGALSLISGAGYSAYDGGPGGASGGSVFVYAGGGSGVSGSQSGGSVFIRSGAGGSNAKGGSVTITSQGQLGAAGDISINAGYSYDGGDNGKVKINNGVIAVRGAELGFFATFSEPVVQQNHIDDATNATDVITRVNAILTALETYGLLKAS; translated from the coding sequence ATGACTGACAAAAGATTGACTGACAAAAGATCTACCGGCCCGACCGTTGAGCATCCGGCCAACGCAGCGCTCACCATCTTGCGCGCCGTCGCTATTGTCGGCGGGAAGGCGGTGCATGCCGACAAAGACACGAGCTCGCATGCCGGAGTGGTTCGAGGCATCCTTCTCAATGCTCCCGCGCAGAATGCGACGGCCCGAATTCAGATCTATGGGCCGCTCACTCACGATGGTTGGACGTGGACTCCGACGGGTGATATCTACATCGGCAACGACGGTCAACTCACGCAGACGCAGCCAGTCACCGGGTTCATCCGCAGGATCGCCGTCGCTGACACCGCGACTCGGATCTTCATTCAGATGCAGGGCATTCCCGGAGCCACCGGTCCCGCTGGCGCACAGGGTCAGGCAGGAGCGACCGGAGCGCAGGGGCCGCAAGGTGCCACCGGCACCACAGGAGCGCAAGGGCCTCAAGGTGCGACCGGCGCAACAGGCGAGACGGGGCCGCAAGGTGCAACAGGTCCGCAAGGAAATGCTGGAGCCACCGGCGCTACAGGTCCCCAAGGTGCAACTGGGGCAACAGGGTCTGCCGGTGCGAATGGCCAGGGTGTACCGACGGGCGGCACGACTGGTCAGGTGCTCAGCAAGATCAACGGCACAGATTACAACACGCAGTGGGTAACTCCAAGCAGCGGCGGTTCTCAGACTCCGTGGACCGGCAACATTGACGCTGCCAATTACAACCTCAACAACTTAGTCACTGTGACGTCAAGAGCTGGCAATTCCAGCACCCCTACCGGCGGCGCGCTGAGCTTGATTTCCGGGGCCGGCTACTCTGCTTACGACGGCGGGCCGGGAGGGGCAAGCGGAGGAAGTGTGTTCGTGTACGCTGGCGGTGGCAGCGGAGTTAGTGGCAGTCAGTCGGGCGGGAGTGTCTTTATCAGGTCCGGTGCTGGCGGCAGCAATGCAAAGGGAGGCAGCGTCACAATAACATCGCAAGGCCAACTTGGAGCCGCAGGCGACATTAGCATTAATGCCGGTTATAGCTACGACGGTGGAGATAACGGCAAGGTTAAAATCAACAACGGCGTAATCGCCGTTCGTGGCGCAGAGCTGGGATTCTTTGCAACCTTTTCAGAGCCAGTTGTTCAGCAAAACCACATTGACGACGCCACCAACGCCACTGACGTAATAACTCGCGTCAACGCAATCCTGACGGCGCTCGAAACCTACGGCCTGCTCAAGGCCTCGTAA
- a CDS encoding caspase family protein codes for MAIHGRYIGINYANSRHALAGCINDATDWLAAHKRFLTSGELLLEQQATKAGILRFVKEALARLQSQDWLILQISGHGSYQPDATKQEPDGRNELFCPYDLDKNVIFDDEWYALLKARDPNSRVLFITDCCYSGSMARGIEKQKTKPRFVPFQMLAQGMHALHRERLYSRAMPRSEADGIAEGVVHLSGCKDNEVSYDAVFGSRANGAMSRVAIDSLRMLEPGAATFMDWYRWIRTPPGGLPSKFYPQTPQMNASDEWFSVVVPGFEVEPTPPPAAAGSQPPNVQLSIGEWELFRQEWRKRAA; via the coding sequence ATGGCCATTCACGGTCGCTACATCGGGATCAACTACGCCAACAGCCGTCACGCGCTGGCTGGCTGCATCAACGATGCGACCGACTGGCTCGCCGCTCACAAACGGTTTCTTACCAGTGGCGAACTGCTGCTCGAGCAGCAGGCCACCAAGGCCGGCATCCTCCGCTTCGTGAAGGAAGCGCTCGCGCGATTGCAGTCGCAAGACTGGCTCATTCTGCAGATCAGCGGCCACGGTTCGTATCAGCCCGATGCGACGAAGCAAGAGCCCGACGGCCGCAACGAATTGTTCTGCCCCTACGATCTCGACAAGAATGTCATCTTCGACGACGAGTGGTACGCGCTGCTGAAGGCACGCGACCCGAACAGCCGCGTGCTGTTTATCACCGACTGCTGTTATTCGGGCAGCATGGCGAGAGGCATCGAAAAACAGAAGACGAAGCCTCGCTTCGTTCCATTCCAGATGCTCGCTCAAGGCATGCACGCGTTGCATCGCGAGAGGCTTTATTCCCGCGCCATGCCTCGCTCCGAAGCCGACGGCATCGCTGAAGGCGTGGTGCATCTTTCTGGCTGCAAGGACAACGAGGTCAGCTACGACGCCGTGTTCGGCAGCCGCGCGAACGGTGCCATGTCGCGCGTCGCCATCGACTCACTTCGAATGCTCGAGCCTGGCGCGGCAACGTTCATGGATTGGTACCGCTGGATCCGGACCCCGCCGGGCGGACTACCGTCGAAGTTCTACCCACAAACACCGCAAATGAACGCCTCGGACGAATGGTTTAGCGTCGTCGTCCCTGGCTTCGAAGTTGAACCAACGCCGCCGCCGGCGGCAGCCGGTTCGCAACCGCCAAACGTGCAGTTGTCGATCGGCGAGTGGGAGTTGTTCCGCCAAGAGTGGCGCAAGCGCGCCGCGTAG
- a CDS encoding ParB/RepB/Spo0J family partition protein: protein MHDWTDDDGKGKYCSKCKEPHAVSRDTKPKPQPIYVAPGPARTLERNVSIDLKNLDRHPINRHPRKASIENRAASMQTDGQRDACEVRKMPGGRYQMISGETRWMAAASLKWKQLRCDVIECDDVEARRRVASHNAEREDLNAVEQAKLIEELQPGQAVAAAAEVA from the coding sequence ATGCATGATTGGACCGACGACGACGGCAAGGGCAAGTACTGCAGCAAATGCAAAGAACCGCACGCCGTGTCCCGGGACACCAAACCCAAGCCGCAGCCGATCTACGTGGCTCCGGGCCCGGCCAGGACTCTCGAACGCAACGTATCGATCGATCTGAAGAATCTCGACCGTCACCCAATCAACAGGCACCCGCGCAAGGCCTCGATCGAGAACCGCGCCGCGAGCATGCAGACCGATGGCCAGCGCGACGCGTGCGAAGTGCGCAAGATGCCCGGCGGTCGGTACCAGATGATCAGCGGTGAAACTCGATGGATGGCCGCGGCGTCGCTCAAGTGGAAGCAGCTGCGTTGCGACGTTATCGAGTGCGACGACGTCGAGGCGCGTCGACGCGTGGCGAGCCATAACGCCGAGCGCGAAGATTTAAACGCCGTCGAGCAAGCGAAGCTGATTGAGGAACTCCAACCTGGTCAAGCTGTTGCGGCTGCCGCCGAAGTGGCTTGA
- a CDS encoding major capsid protein, which produces MPVTLLDIAKANNSDREVGLIEEVVPFIPELKLIPARTIKGIQYKTLVRTSLPSVGFRAANRGVADSFSTLENRNVECFIVNPQWVADKAVADAYEDGAPAYIAMEATGMTQAAMIALAKQFYYGAASGGDSEGHPGLVQGHDSSMVVDATGDTASTASSVWAVKFGPQNVQWVFGNGGDMSVSDPQVMRVLDSQNRPYTAYTQNMLFRPGLQVGSIYSVARIKNLTAQTNKTLNDDMLSDLMALFPVGHEPDAIFMSRRSLSQLRKSRTATNATGTPAPTPTDFEGCPIIRTDAILNTEAIS; this is translated from the coding sequence ATGCCCGTCACTCTGCTCGACATCGCCAAGGCCAACAACTCCGATCGCGAAGTGGGCCTGATCGAAGAAGTCGTTCCGTTCATCCCGGAATTGAAGCTCATCCCCGCCCGCACGATCAAGGGCATTCAGTACAAGACGCTCGTCCGCACCAGCTTGCCGAGCGTCGGCTTCCGTGCTGCCAACCGCGGCGTCGCCGACAGCTTCTCGACGCTGGAAAACCGCAACGTCGAATGCTTCATCGTGAACCCGCAATGGGTTGCCGACAAAGCCGTCGCCGATGCGTACGAAGACGGCGCGCCTGCTTACATCGCCATGGAGGCGACGGGCATGACGCAAGCCGCGATGATCGCGCTGGCCAAGCAGTTCTATTACGGAGCCGCCAGCGGCGGCGATAGCGAAGGTCACCCCGGCCTCGTGCAAGGTCACGACAGTTCGATGGTGGTGGATGCCACCGGCGATACGGCCAGCACCGCCAGCTCGGTGTGGGCGGTGAAGTTCGGACCGCAGAACGTGCAATGGGTGTTCGGCAACGGCGGCGATATGTCCGTCAGCGATCCCCAGGTGATGCGCGTTTTGGACTCGCAAAACCGGCCGTACACGGCCTACACGCAGAACATGTTGTTCCGGCCAGGTCTGCAGGTCGGCTCGATCTACTCGGTCGCGCGGATCAAGAACCTCACCGCTCAGACCAACAAGACGCTGAACGACGACATGCTCAGCGACCTGATGGCGCTCTTCCCCGTCGGTCACGAGCCCGACGCCATCTTCATGTCGCGGCGCTCGCTCTCGCAGCTCCGCAAGAGCCGCACGGCAACCAACGCCACCGGCACGCCGGCTCCCACGCCGACCGACTTCGAAGGCTGCCCGATCATCCGGACCGACGCGATCCTCAACACCGAAGCGATCTCGTAG
- a CDS encoding helix-turn-helix domain-containing protein has protein sequence MRSDDEARSGRQRTLARGEQLMILRKCVIPAFAGKVSAAVLKLILINLGDHIGDNPECWQSQDTIVEETGIGKRQVQRGIAALQSMNLILSRRTQLTNRYQIVWNELKLLVPAVEIESTDGFRCATSGASENAPGEFRRATSGGSGRATSGGSDAPPVAHKATKKRPLKRPPPGGELDAAWLVVVEEFQSKQAIARELAEEHLARNFTPAEFRAKMLGAWETAEMPENADKLVDKAASVQFYLRRGSWPCAGIVDAHVLARQRATKAAAAERETVERAKHLRAEAEAQRLRELLQQREENFGPLLDRLDREQLRDLIDLAADLSDFQRDAAYRATFNPPPTGYARSTFLETLEACGATAEDFFNEATIERTAE, from the coding sequence ATGCGATCCGACGACGAAGCACGAAGCGGCCGACAGCGAACACTCGCACGCGGCGAACAGCTGATGATTCTCCGCAAGTGCGTGATCCCTGCATTCGCCGGCAAGGTCTCCGCGGCCGTGCTGAAGCTCATCTTGATTAACCTCGGCGATCACATCGGCGACAACCCGGAGTGCTGGCAATCGCAGGACACGATCGTCGAAGAGACCGGCATCGGCAAACGCCAGGTGCAGCGTGGCATCGCCGCGCTGCAGTCGATGAATCTGATCCTCTCGCGCCGCACTCAATTAACGAACCGTTATCAGATCGTCTGGAACGAACTGAAGCTGCTCGTCCCGGCCGTCGAGATTGAGTCAACCGATGGTTTCCGATGCGCCACTAGTGGCGCATCGGAAAACGCGCCAGGAGAATTCCGTCGCGCCACTAGTGGCGGCTCCGGACGCGCCACCAGTGGCGGCTCCGATGCGCCACCAGTGGCGCATAAAGCGACCAAGAAACGCCCATTGAAGCGACCACCACCGGGCGGCGAGCTCGACGCGGCCTGGCTGGTGGTGGTGGAAGAGTTTCAATCCAAGCAGGCGATCGCGAGAGAACTCGCCGAAGAACACCTCGCGCGAAATTTCACACCAGCGGAGTTCCGCGCGAAGATGCTTGGCGCGTGGGAAACGGCAGAGATGCCCGAGAACGCCGACAAGCTCGTCGACAAGGCAGCATCGGTGCAGTTCTACCTGCGACGCGGCAGCTGGCCGTGCGCGGGGATCGTCGACGCCCATGTGCTCGCCAGGCAGCGCGCGACGAAGGCGGCAGCCGCCGAGCGCGAGACCGTCGAACGCGCGAAACACCTGCGAGCGGAGGCCGAAGCTCAGCGGCTGCGCGAATTGCTGCAGCAACGCGAAGAGAACTTTGGCCCGTTGCTCGATCGACTCGATCGAGAACAGCTGCGCGATCTGATCGATCTCGCGGCTGACCTCAGCGACTTCCAGCGTGACGCGGCGTACCGCGCAACTTTCAACCCGCCTCCGACCGGCTACGCGCGCAGCACGTTCCTGGAAACGCTCGAAGCGTGCGGCGCGACCGCCGAGGATTTTTTCAACGAAGCCACTATCGAAAGGACCGCCGAATGA
- a CDS encoding terminase gpA endonuclease subunit, which produces MSSSEDRNNDADRKRQSRGKGRLVEIPPCADRKRREKFEADTKAWLRWYCGEGSGSPSPFWYEFTEQQREMIDAVDESIAKGHDKAVAASRGEGKTTICLRVALKNVLQGKARFPVIFGANGPGADDGMDAIKMELEGNDRLLADYPEVCVPIRALEGIAQRAHSQLVSGHSHADGKPFVEQQSHFVWRGTRKIIMPNVPGSPAAGAIIVTRGLDSAVRGLNIKGKRPDVAIIDDPDTEDTAENEKAATKLEKRIDRGVAGLGGQQRRIARVMITTLQSRTSVSYKYTDPKQKPSFRGRRNKFLIEKPHRIDLWDEYVAMKRADYVPETTKAHEFYLANRKAMDAGAVVANPNRFTPDEASSLEYYFSEVARTNQEAVDTELDNNPPEISAPIMSAITPHHIQKSLSGHKRKCVPRGCNLITHGIDVRKTHLHWVVRAWSADGSKYYTIDYGIQEVIGTKRGSNVGVEMAIYKAILQRWDDYREQFESPDGYHTEDGEIIDEQLTLVDAGWETQSVYAACLTIGAGIFPIMGCGKSAGCVKPNFTDLERETEDRKPGDGWFLTRQEVTSQIVKGRKKKSVWLVYADTDRWKRYEHERWMTDEGNPGRMLIFGEADPEANRLGRLGPDEKLHQNYAHQVCAEVVAEQIIKGKLTRVFVSKSDADHFNDGSYYSDVGGSMKGVRLLAPALNSIVKAKADAAAAATPANPKPPQRKPITRVFYDNEP; this is translated from the coding sequence ATGAGCAGCTCCGAAGATCGCAACAACGACGCCGATCGCAAACGCCAGTCGCGTGGCAAAGGCCGCCTGGTCGAGATCCCGCCCTGCGCTGATCGAAAGCGCCGCGAGAAGTTCGAGGCCGACACGAAGGCCTGGCTGCGTTGGTATTGCGGCGAGGGCAGCGGTTCACCGAGCCCATTCTGGTACGAGTTCACCGAGCAGCAGCGAGAGATGATCGATGCGGTCGATGAGTCGATTGCCAAGGGGCATGACAAGGCCGTCGCTGCGAGCCGCGGCGAGGGCAAGACGACGATCTGTCTCCGCGTGGCGCTAAAGAACGTGCTGCAAGGCAAGGCGCGGTTTCCCGTGATCTTCGGTGCCAACGGGCCCGGAGCTGACGACGGAATGGACGCGATCAAGATGGAGCTCGAAGGGAACGATCGGCTGCTCGCCGACTATCCGGAAGTGTGCGTGCCGATTCGTGCGTTGGAAGGAATTGCGCAGCGAGCTCACTCGCAGCTGGTCAGCGGCCACAGCCACGCCGACGGGAAGCCTTTCGTCGAGCAGCAGAGCCACTTCGTGTGGCGCGGCACTCGTAAAATCATTATGCCAAACGTACCGGGCTCGCCAGCTGCAGGCGCGATCATCGTTACGCGCGGGCTCGACTCAGCGGTCCGCGGTTTGAACATCAAAGGCAAGCGGCCAGACGTCGCGATCATCGACGATCCAGACACCGAAGATACGGCCGAAAACGAAAAGGCAGCGACCAAGCTCGAGAAACGTATCGACCGCGGCGTCGCAGGCCTCGGCGGCCAACAACGTCGCATCGCACGTGTGATGATCACGACGCTGCAGAGTCGCACCAGCGTTTCGTACAAGTACACCGACCCCAAACAAAAGCCCAGCTTTCGCGGCCGGCGCAACAAGTTCTTAATCGAGAAACCGCACCGCATCGACCTTTGGGATGAGTACGTCGCGATGAAGCGCGCCGACTACGTCCCCGAGACGACGAAGGCGCACGAGTTCTACTTGGCGAACCGCAAAGCGATGGACGCAGGCGCTGTCGTCGCAAACCCAAACCGCTTCACTCCGGACGAAGCCAGTTCGCTCGAATACTATTTCAGCGAAGTTGCTCGAACCAATCAGGAAGCCGTCGACACCGAGCTCGACAACAACCCTCCGGAGATCTCCGCGCCGATCATGTCGGCGATCACTCCGCACCACATTCAAAAATCGCTCAGCGGTCACAAACGCAAGTGCGTGCCGCGCGGCTGCAATCTCATCACGCACGGGATCGACGTTCGCAAAACACATTTGCACTGGGTGGTGCGCGCGTGGAGTGCCGACGGCTCGAAGTACTACACGATCGACTACGGCATCCAGGAAGTCATCGGCACCAAGCGCGGCAGCAACGTCGGCGTCGAGATGGCCATCTATAAAGCCATCCTGCAGCGCTGGGACGACTACCGCGAGCAGTTCGAGAGTCCGGACGGCTACCACACTGAAGACGGCGAAATCATCGACGAGCAATTGACGCTCGTCGACGCTGGCTGGGAAACGCAATCGGTCTACGCGGCTTGCCTCACCATCGGTGCCGGCATCTTCCCGATCATGGGTTGCGGCAAATCTGCCGGCTGCGTGAAACCAAACTTCACCGACCTGGAGCGCGAGACCGAAGACCGCAAGCCGGGTGACGGCTGGTTTCTCACTCGTCAGGAAGTCACGTCGCAGATCGTGAAGGGCCGCAAGAAGAAAAGCGTCTGGCTGGTCTACGCCGACACCGATCGCTGGAAGCGCTACGAGCACGAACGCTGGATGACGGACGAGGGCAATCCGGGCCGCATGCTGATCTTCGGCGAAGCGGATCCGGAGGCCAACCGTCTCGGCCGGCTGGGACCAGATGAGAAGCTGCATCAGAACTACGCGCACCAAGTTTGCGCGGAAGTCGTCGCGGAGCAAATCATCAAGGGCAAGCTCACGCGAGTGTTCGTGTCGAAGAGCGACGCGGACCACTTCAACGACGGCAGCTATTACTCCGACGTCGGCGGCAGCATGAAGGGCGTGCGTTTGCTCGCCCCCGCGCTCAACTCGATCGTGAAGGCCAAGGCCGATGCCGCGGCTGCAGCCACGCCGGCAAATCCTAAACCCCCTCAACGCAAACCTATCACGCGAGTGTTCTATGACAACGAACCGTAA